The nucleotide window TGCAAATGTGCTGATTCTTTAATTTCAAAATGAAAACAAGTACTTGTATTAAGAGAAGTAATCATGATTTCTTGATATGTTTCTTGACGAGTAAAATTTCAATACCATGAGCAATCTTAAAGTTCACAGGAAACATGCCTGCTCTTTCATGACAAATAGTATATCAAATGATACAATGTGAGCgaaattttattaaaagaataaaagaaaggaATGGAACAGTCAATAGCAATCTATAAAGCGAATGGCAGGATATCAGATAGGCTCAAAGGGATATGAACAGGCTAACCAAGCAACAAAATTTACTCAATGGAAAAAATCAAAGGGATGAGTTCACCTAAAGTCTCAAGTCCTAAACTTCACACACCAAAAGGGCAATCTCTGCTATTACATTTTTTCCATTCACCTTGAACCTTTCAACTTCCCCATTTTAATTGACAACGAAAGGGAGATATCACTAAACAGATCTAACACGGATGAGAACCATCTAATTCTACTTGCAAAAAGTTGGTGCTGTATGAAGTAGGTTCATATAGCTAAAATTACTACTAACAAAAAGGTTTGTCATAAGTGAGATATCACAAATTGAATTGATTGCAAAAAGAAGGAATAGAAGGTTAATGAAAGCACTAAAAATGTCTTTTACAAGAACTAAGCAAGCTTAAAAGTTGTGCAAATGGCATGGAAAACACCAGTATTTTTTAAAAGTACTGCACATAAATAACTGAATGAGAAATAAGAATTGAGTCATTTCATAAAGAAAATGTCACACAACTGTACAGTTTCACATGTTTCCAAAATCTTCAATAACAAGACACAATTTGACATCTGAACCTTAAAACTCATCCAAACTGATACCAAGATCAACACAAAATCGGTCATCTTTTCACTATGTGGATATGAAAACTCAAAAGTGACTCACTTGTAAGCCGACAGTCATGCTTAGTAGAGCAATTTCATTCTTCCCAACTTTAAGAGAGATAGGCTTCTTAAATTTGAAGCGTGAACGGGTGCCATTCCCAGAAGCACTACCTGATATTGGCAAGTAGATAAAGTACGTTGTCACTATTGGAAGCTTGTCTAAATAGTTTATATAATTTTAGGTTAACATCGCCACTTAAGTAACTTTCTCATGATACTGATacataagaaaattaaatcaGCATAATAATTCATTAAAAATCTGCATACTAATTCGTTACTTTTTATAATAATTGAATAACACAATGAAAAAGGGCTGCACTGCACAAATAGAAACttggaagaaaaagaacaataaCCTTGAAGTTCCTGATTCACAAAAGCATGTAGAGCATGACCCTTGGATTCAATTAGAAGAACTGGTTGGCTGCCCTTCTTCAAGAACTCCTCATCGTCACCAACAATTATACTGCAATTGATAGAAACTACTAGTTTAGTTTCAAAAGCTTTTTCTCTTGTGTAGATGCAAGATTCATTGATTTTACATGCCAAGACATTCCCTGGCTCATGTGCGTACAAGGTCTTGTTAGGATTAGCACCAACAAACAAAAGCAAAGCGATATACCTGTTAATAAGATGCTTAGGAGTGATCCTGTACACCAAGATGGGACAGGTGGCTGATTAAGATGGTAACACTTGTAACTTTTGTAACTTTCCTATTAGGTAGTTACTATTCTAGTAGTTTCTGTAATGGTAGTTAAAATGGGTCGTGGCAGGATGGGAGAAGCAGGTTTTGGGTAGTGGGAAATATTGGGAGGTTATTTTCTCCTCGAAAGCCATTGGGAGGCTACTGGCTCAACGAAAACCAGAGTTATAATTGTCTTGTTCAATCCTCCGTAATTTCAGCTCTATTTCATCTGTATCTGCCAACCTATCTCTATTTCATATCGGTGGTACTTTGTATTTCAGTGTGTTCTTATCACAAAGAGAAGTTAATATAGACCATTTCTTGATGCCTTATCCAGATTCATTTGCAAAGTAGCTATTATGGATCATACTGAACATGTCAGCCACAATAGTGCATGTGTATCACATGGTATTGATGTGACCGGACCAGTATCAAGCAATATATAATAGCTGAAAAGAAATCTTCTACCTTATTGAATAATCATGTTAGTTTGCTTTAAAGAAAGACCAACCTTGTCGTATACCAGAGATAGTCAGTAGTATCTTGTGTGGTATTGATGTGATCCACAAGTCCATTCTTAATGAAGTCTGCCTCTCCCCAGATCCCTGATTTTTCCATGAACACTGCCCATTTAAGATCTTTCAAGCCTTTATTGGATGATGGTACTGATGGCTGCAAATTCTCAGGTACCATTTCAACCGCAGAGGCCTGGGAACCCACCTGTTGAAAGTTCCATATGCCACTTAATAAGGTCAATTCAGAACAAGAATCACATGGCATGTTTAAGAACATGCAGAAAGCACATCTTAGTAGTGTTGTTTTGTAACAAAGGAAATCCGATTGtaattgctttttttttgtttgcaacTCCTCACAGTATCAAAATATGACAAGTTCAGTCTTGCTCTGGAGTATATATTTGCTCATGGATTCCAGGGTTTTGCACGTGCCACTTCGTTAGGCAATTTATGTTAGGAACAACCCAAACCATGCATTGAAGCACTTACAATTTCGGTAATAATGAACTTCCCAACAGAGAAAGTACAAACAGTAATGAAAATATCTATGATGTACAGTTAGCACAAGGAGATTTTTAACTTCATCTCAACCTTGTTGAATATCCCCAATATGTGTGTCAGATAACATTGGCCCTGGCAGCCCATCTCAGTTCACCCTTTTATGGATGGAGAACCATGTGgacattctttcttttcatgCAATATCCAACATTCCAACTAAAGAATGGGCACAAGACTGCTAAGTCAAAAGGCACAGTTTTATGATATGCTTCACAAAAACTTGCCAATAATTGATATTTGGTGCTTTTTTACATTTATTGAAAGATGAtgcaacaaaaaaacacaatgcATAACGTTCCCGCCACTGGCGAGATCTATGGTGCACAGATTAGCAGCCTCCCCACATTTCGGAGATACCAAATAGGACGTGTATCATTATAATTGGCCTTGGTGTTCATTTAGAAACAATGTTGAAAGGTTTTTTGCTATAAATAATACTTGGTCAATGTAGAAAAATACAGGCACAGATTGTAAGAAGAGTTACCTTTGCCGTGTTGAATACCACATTTTTGCAGTCGGGCAGGATGCTGACTGACCATGCAGGCAGGTGGTATGATGCATTCCGAAATACTACGGTCTTGTCATTTTTGTCATCAGTATTTGAGAGAAAGGCAGCACATGCTCCTGAAGCATCAGCATATACATCGGCCTAAAACACAGCAAAAAGATAATTAGCTCATACAACTGTACTGCGGAACTGCCTGAATAGAAAGTGGTGCCAACAACTGCAGAAGAACTAAATGAAAGCGGATTCTATTAGACCACAACCCGAAATGGAATTGCAAGACTGTAAGGAAAAATGAAGAGGTCAgttttacaaccaaaataaCATATCTAATGGTTGCATGGTGTGCGTATAAATACAAACACATAATGCattatatatgttatgtgtaaaaaaaaggagagagagatcGTTTTGAGGGTGGGAAGGATGTGGAAGGGAGAGAATTTGACATGCAGTACCACAGTAAAGGATACGAAGACATTGAGTACCTCTTGAGAAGGGCCTAGTGACGCATTAATCGGATCACTATTCAACAACGCTAGCTCACATAACTTGATAGCTTTATGAAGTTCCTTAagatgactccattttggaagCCTAGCTAACCCTATTGCACACATATGGAATCagatagaaagaaaagaaaaaaccatcAACTATACACCAAGAATTGTCTATAATCAATTGAACTCCTATATCATATTATGATTAGAAAGAAACATGGAAAGCTAATATCTCACCATATTCATCAATTGGTGCATTATAGTCATAACTTGTAGTCATGAATGGACCACCAGCAGTGCGACCAAAATTTGTTCCACCATGATACTATACGACACAAGAACAACTGAGCAAAATTACAATGTCAACCACATAGAAGACGCTGTAACATGATAGAATGAATGAATAAACCACCAAGTAAATATACAAGTCCAATACAGTTATCCAATTATATTATGTCAGCTAAAGAAATAGTAGAGATTTAAGGAATGAAAGATACCAACCATGTAATAATTTTGTACACTGCCCCCTTTTTGGAAAAAACGAGCAACAGCAAAAGCAATATCTGCAGGTGGTCTGTGAGGATCCGCGCCTCCAAATGTTTTAAACCTAaagagattttttaaaaaattgccaCATAACTAAAGAGGAGCAACAAGAATTAAAGCTTATCACTGAAAAAGTTTCACAGCCTTTTGTGAATTGTGAGCTCGCTATATCGTATGGAAAGCAAATTCTAACTCACAAAAGGGACCCTTGTGGCCTCTAAAATTTTCCTTGACACATCTCAAGTTTCCCAAATCATAATCCTGGCAGCTAGATAGTGGTAAACATTAATCATCAATATGTCATCTAAGAGTTATGTAAATACATAACAAAGATATCAGTTAAAACTTAGGTAAAAAAGAGCTCCGTGCCACCAATACAAATGTTTTCTTGATTATTGAAGGATTGGTCCAAAGATTTTGATCATTGAACTTTATTATTTCTAGAAATTAGACTAATTTTGCTCCCCTATTAAATATGCTCAAAGCATGCCACTTTAGTGAAACTTTCAAATATtgaataaaattcaaaattaagaGAATAAGGTGGAAATTTAACATTACCATCCAGGCCAATTCTCTGTCCAAATTTTTGGCTTGTTTGGAGAAATAGGTTTGAATTGATCACAGTAAAAAGAGTTGCAAGTGTCAATCTGCAcccaaaaggagaaaaaaggtTGCCATTTCCATTTGACCAAACTTAAACTGCCAAGATTTCAAGGTGTTATCAATCAGATAAAGAGGGCATCTGAGCTTTTCACTTATAAGAAAGCTTACTTCTAGCCTATTTCCAACAGTCATCAATCAAATGCAAAGGACACAGGCACAGGAATCTAGTCGCTCATTTTATTGAAATCACTTCAGCTCTTTGGTTCCTCATATGAACCTTTTTCTCCCATATGTTGTTATGAGTCATGACATTAAAGGTACAAGCAATAACAAATGGAGAGGATAAAGGATGTATGAAAGTAAGTAAGTAACAGTTATCAATAAAAATCTGTTTACAATCTCAAAGATTTTGCAAGAAACAATAGTTCACGAAGAATACATAAATCACAAACGCTGTTCAATTCTGATAGGCAAACAAGGTTAAACAGCTGCTAGAATCAATTGTAAAAGCATGAATTGATTACTTTTATATGCTTAAAAAATTGATTACTGTTATGTAATAGCCATAGGAGATGGCTTTCGTATGGCGATCACTAATGGATATTATCATCTATTCAGTCCAAGAGATGGTTACAAGTTGCTTTGTTGCAGCATGGAGAAGATCTACACTGGAAGCACAACTTACAGAGCTTTTATGTGACGGAATTCTTACCACAGGGTCAGGAGCATCATACTGCTGGCACATCATCCAAGGTACACCAATATTTTGGGACAGAGCCATTTTAGCCGCCCACATGGCATATCGTTTTCCCCCTTCTCCATAAAATGTCTCATAGTAACCATACTCATTTTCAACCTGCAATCAAAAGGAAAGGTGCAAATTGCAATCATAATACATTCATCACAAAAAGGAGTTTGGGTAAACATTCACAAAAGTTCAAACAATTAGCTAAACTTACTTAATACAGTAAACTTAAATCCCCTTAATACGGTAAACTTAAATCCCTGTGACAATTGCAAATTGCATGGAGCGTAGAATGTAGCAGACTAGAAGTTACACTTGCCTGGGACAAGATGATTGGACCTCCCTGTGAAGCAAAAAGTTTCTCCTGTTTCATAAGGTTCACTATGTATGTCATGAACTTCTGCATGTGATACTGGACGCAGCAAGTAGATAGAGTTGGTTAGGAAACACCCATATTTCATTTCGTGTACAAAATCAAGCCTCTGAAAAGTGCGTTTTTATACCTTGAAGGGCTCACTATCAGTCCGAAAGATGGTACCAGGCACATAATGCAACCAAACAGGCACACCCCTGTTTCATGCAATCACATATAAATCAAGTTTTACACACTAACAGAAGTTGAAGAATAATCCTCTAGTTTTTAGCAGATGAGAAAGTTTGTGGCCGATGATaccttaaaagttaaaatttaTCAGTTGTAGACATACCCATAATTCCATTCAGCTGCAACAAATGGGCCTATTCGCAGAATCAAGTACATCCCCGCTTGCTGAACGATCTTGACAAACTTTACCAGATCGAACCTCCCACCAAAATAATACTAGTATTCACCCAAATCAAAGGACCATCAGAAACaggagaagacaaaaaaaacccaaatacTAATAATTATGTAAACTGGAAACCAATAACCAGATTGAGTTTAAAGCACTCACATTGTCAGGAGAAGGTTCATGCCCGTTCCAGAAGACATAAGTTTCAATGACGTCTACCCCTCCTTCCTTGGCCGTCTGAACCAACCCCGGCCACATCTACCAAGCACACCAAACATTGATAAAATGAGACGACAAACAATTCAAAAAAGAAGTGAAATGCATATACATCCTTCAGTGAGACAAACAATCGAACACACTAACCGCAGGTACACTACGAGGGTAAT belongs to Tripterygium wilfordii isolate XIE 37 chromosome 2, ASM1340144v1, whole genome shotgun sequence and includes:
- the LOC120012949 gene encoding beta-galactosidase 10: MVPKFLLLLCCCFFTVCLAANVTYDRRSLIIDGQRKLLISASIHYPRSVPAMWPGLVQTAKEGGVDVIETYVFWNGHEPSPDNYYFGGRFDLVKFVKIVQQAGMYLILRIGPFVAAEWNYGGVPVWLHYVPGTIFRTDSEPFKYHMQKFMTYIVNLMKQEKLFASQGGPIILSQVENEYGYYETFYGEGGKRYAMWAAKMALSQNIGVPWMMCQQYDAPDPVIDTCNSFYCDQFKPISPNKPKIWTENWPGWFKTFGGADPHRPPADIAFAVARFFQKGGSVQNYYMYHGGTNFGRTAGGPFMTTSYDYNAPIDEYGLARLPKWSHLKELHKAIKLCELALLNSDPINASLGPSQEADVYADASGACAAFLSNTDDKNDKTVVFRNASYHLPAWSVSILPDCKNVVFNTAKVGSQASAVEMVPENLQPSVPSSNKGLKDLKWAVFMEKSGIWGEADFIKNGLVDHINTTQDTTDYLWYTTSIIVGDDEEFLKKGSQPVLLIESKGHALHAFVNQELQGSASGNGTRSRFKFKKPISLKVGKNEIALLSMTVGLQTAGPFYEWIGAGPTSVKIKGFNNGTVDLSTYNWTYKIGLQGEHLGLYNVDGAVKVNWQATANPPKQQPLTWYKVVIDPPSGTEPVALDMLYMGKGVAWLNGEGIGRYWPRKTTMYVKCVKECDYRGKFSPDKCNTGCGEPSQRWYHVPRSWFKPSGNVLVIFEEKGGDPTKIKFARRKVASVCAFIGEDYPLAEHEYGIENNSSRAAVHLKCPENARISTVKFASFGTPTGTCGSYLKGDCHDPNSISVVEKVCLNKNECTIELTGENFNTGVCSGATKKLAVEAVCS